In a single window of the Alosa sapidissima isolate fAloSap1 chromosome 18, fAloSap1.pri, whole genome shotgun sequence genome:
- the epoa gene encoding erythropoietin isoform X2, with protein sequence MFRSFGLFAVLLIVLGWISPGLPSPLWPICDLRALDHFVKKAQEAEAAMRSCKECSFTTPFTVPQPSVDYNAWRKKDSEQQALEVQTGLWLLSQALLSLKTSVSNTALHSHIDNNLGNIVSIGQVLRSLSFPDYTPPEAASVTTDTWRVTSASALFQVQFNFLRGKVRLLMSHAPVCQQAVS encoded by the exons gACTGTTTGCTGTGCTGCTGATAGTATTGGGGTGGATCAGTCCAGGGCTGCCCTCTCCTTTGTGGCCCATCTGTGACCTCCGCGCTCTCGACCACTTTGTCAAGAAGGCACAGGAGGCTGAGGCCGCCATG AGGAGCTGTAAGGAATGCAGCTTCACTACGCCATTCACTGTCCCTCAGCCCAGCGTGGACTACAACGCCTGGAGAAAGAAGGAT TCAGAGCAGCAGGCCCTTGAGGTGCAAACAGGACTATGGCTGTTGTCTCAGGCCCTGCTATCCCTGAAGACCTCAGTCAGCAACACAGCACTACACTCCCACATAGACAACAATCTGGGCAACATCGTCAGCATCGGACAGGTGCTGCGCAGTCTCAGCTTCCCG GACTACACTCCCCCCGAGGCAGCTTCAGTCACCACGGACACGTGGCGCGTGACCTCGGCTTCTGCCCTCTTCCAGGTCCAGTTCAACTTCCTCCGAGGGAAGGTCCGGCTCCTGATGTCCCACGCGCCTGTATGCCAACAAGCTGTCAGCTGA
- the epoa gene encoding erythropoietin isoform X3, which translates to MRLFAVLLIVLGWISPGLPSPLWPICDLRALDHFVKKAQEAEAAMRSCKECSFTTPFTVPQPSVDYNAWRKKDSEQQALEVQTGLWLLSQALLSLKTSVSNTALHSHIDNNLGNIVSIGQVLRSLSFPDYTPPEAASVTTDTWRVTSASALFQVQFNFLRGKVRLLMSHAPVCQQAVS; encoded by the exons ATGA gACTGTTTGCTGTGCTGCTGATAGTATTGGGGTGGATCAGTCCAGGGCTGCCCTCTCCTTTGTGGCCCATCTGTGACCTCCGCGCTCTCGACCACTTTGTCAAGAAGGCACAGGAGGCTGAGGCCGCCATG AGGAGCTGTAAGGAATGCAGCTTCACTACGCCATTCACTGTCCCTCAGCCCAGCGTGGACTACAACGCCTGGAGAAAGAAGGAT TCAGAGCAGCAGGCCCTTGAGGTGCAAACAGGACTATGGCTGTTGTCTCAGGCCCTGCTATCCCTGAAGACCTCAGTCAGCAACACAGCACTACACTCCCACATAGACAACAATCTGGGCAACATCGTCAGCATCGGACAGGTGCTGCGCAGTCTCAGCTTCCCG GACTACACTCCCCCCGAGGCAGCTTCAGTCACCACGGACACGTGGCGCGTGACCTCGGCTTCTGCCCTCTTCCAGGTCCAGTTCAACTTCCTCCGAGGGAAGGTCCGGCTCCTGATGTCCCACGCGCCTGTATGCCAACAAGCTGTCAGCTGA
- the pop7 gene encoding ribonuclease P protein subunit p20 isoform X2: MAEPRSPAPVPQNPVGLSSEGSMVVEMDPVEYTLRKRLPRKLPKRRNDVYVNMKTDFKAQLARCQKLLDGGGTGGHREICIHGLGLAINRAINIALQLQASSQGALQLAANTSTVELVDDLEPEDPDEAGEPITRTRNNSAIHIKVFYPDPQ; the protein is encoded by the coding sequence ATGGCAGAGCCTCGCAGCCCCGCTCCGGTACCACAGAACCCTGTTGGCCTTTCTTCGGAGGGGTCCATGGTGGTGGAGATGGACCCCGTGGAGTATACACTCCGCAAACGGCTGCCTCGGAAACTACCAAAGCGGCGCAACGACGTGTATGTCAACATGAAGACGGACTTCAAAGCTCAGCTTGCTCGATGCCAGAAGCTGTTGGACGGCGGAGGCACCGGCGGCCACCGCGAAATCTGCATTCACGGACTCGGACTGGCTATCAACCGTGCAATTAACATTGCGCTGCAGCTCCAAGCGAGCAGCCAGGGGGCGCTGCAGCTCGCCGCAAACACCTCCACTGTCGAGCTGGTCGACGATCTGGAGCCGGAGGACCCGGACGAAGCCGGTGAGCCCATCACGCGTACTCGGAATAACTCGGCCATTCACATTAAGGTTTTCTACCCCGACCCTCAATGA
- the pop7 gene encoding ribonuclease P protein subunit p20 isoform X1, whose translation MESIANVSMESIANVSMASITNVYMPSIANVSMESIANVSMASFASVSMASITNVSMASIESITNMSSCEAIGRNASAWSHEEKLAIVSLVVSLCTGFCMGIPTLVWALLYLRAHRDSGVTISPFMIALLLSDVLELALIPLMVYSLFQDETRGWASRPCVAMYPVFASIRLCGFVYHQLVVLQGAWALRRALSFATRPSFSFRPFAYNCVSFSMAAWLCVSYTAVNGYHGATKLIVCAVICFLVAFTATDTFKSFPSTNAVHCRLTGRRNPRLNIFLAYMAILFFVYGPFIVARSFNQYINPCVESLLFFMSLSIMSLRVVAEPLLCVLVCREFNRTWQTLDTNLRSY comes from the coding sequence ATGGAGTCCATCGCCAATGTGTCCATGGAGTCCATCGCCAATGTTTCCATGGCATCCATCACCAATGTCTACATGCCGTCCATTGCCAATGTGTCCATGGAGTCCATCGCCAATGTTTCCATGGCGTCTTTCGCCAGTGTTTCCATGGCGTCAATCACCAATGTTTCCATGGCGTCCATCGAGTCCATCACCAATATGTCCAGCTGTGAAGCCATCGGCAGGAATGCGTCTGCATGGTCTCACGAGGAGAAGTTGGCTATAGTCTCACTAGTCGTTTCCCTCTGCACAGGGTTTTGCATGGGAATACCCACCCTGGTTTGGGCTCTCCTGTACCTGCGTGCCCACCGTGATAGTGGCGTAACAATCTCCCCCTTCATGATCGCTCTCCTCCTCAGCGATGTGCTGGAGCTTGCCCTCATTCCCCTTATGGTGTACTCTTTATTTCAGGACGAGACCCGTGGGTGGGCTAGCCGTCCGTGTGTAGCAATGTATCCAGTGTTCGCCTCGATAAGATTGTGTGGTTTTGTCTATCACCAGCTGGTGGTACTGCAGGGGGCTTGGGCTCTGAGGCGTGCCCTCTCCTTTGCCACGCggccttctttctcttttcgaCCCTTTGCGTACAACTGTGTGTCTTTCTCGATGGCCGCATGGCTGTGTGTTAGCTACACAGCTGTTAATGGATATCACGGCGCGACCAAACTGATCGTATGTGCTGTCATTTGTTTTCTAGTGGCCTTCACAGCCACAGACACTTTCAAATCATTCCCCTCCACTAATGCAGTGCATTGTAGGCTCACCGGCCGCAGGAACCCACGCCTCAATATATTTCTTGCTTACATGGCCATTCTGTTTTTTGTCTACGGCCCTTTCATTGTAGCCAGGAGCTTTAACCAGTACATCAATCCTTGTGTGGAGTCGCTGCTGTTTTTcatgtctctctccatcatgaGTTTGCGTGTGGTGGCAGAACCTTTACTGTGTGTTCTGGTCTGCAGGGAATTCAATCGAACATGGCAAACATTAGACACTAACCTGAGATCATACTAA